The Maridesulfovibrio ferrireducens genomic sequence ACGCGCTTTATGTGGCGCAAAATCTAAAATACTTCTATAAGTGTTAGAGTTTTTTACGTTGGCGTTATGAATTTTATTCCAGTTTAATCCATCATTGCTCGCTAACCAGTGAAAGTCAGTAAGCCAGCCATCCGTGTTTTCGAATTCTGCGAGTAGCCAGATTTTACTGATTTCTTTTGATTCACCCAGATCCAGTTCGATCCATTCTGAATTTGGTCCCGGAGGTGATGCTCGCCATTGGCTGTTAAGACCAGCATCACTATAATCGATAAGAAATTCAGGATTGGAGCCACTGCTGGTTTTTACGGATTTAGGGTAGACACGTTGAAAACCTGAGTAATGATCATCACTTTCTGAATCTATATAAAATTTACTGACAGCCCACGGTCCTTTATGTCCGTTAGCGTCTACAGCCCTAACTCTCCACATCCAATGTTTTTTATTAACAAGCGGGGAATTTTGTTTGATCTGAAGAGCGCTGACCAGACCATTACTTTCAGGAAGATTGAATTTTCGTAAATTGAGTGAGTTAAAAGAATCAGATAAATCAAGCTCAACTTCATATATTTTAGGGAGGGCTCCACCTTCTGCGTTTTTGAAAGATAGGAGCGGAGTGGTGCGGGTAACTATAACATCAAGACTTGGATTCGTATTGAGAGTAGGCATTCCAGGTCCGTCAGAGGCAATAGCGGTTGATAAAAAGCAGAATAACATCAAAATAGAAATTGATATTTTTTTCATGTCTCCTCCATAAAATGGTTGTTTTATAGAAGAGGAACATAAAAATAAGGTTATATCAACGAGGTCTTTTATCCCGGTGTTTTGTTTTAATAATTATTTTATAGAATAATCAAGTTCTGCCTGAATCAAACGCAAGACTTCATAAGGATAATTACCGGATAAAGTATTAAAAATGGGGTTAAGCTGCAAAAATCCTTCTTCTTTGTATAGAGACATTGTGTCTTTTAAACATTCAATTTCGGAATTTGGATAATTCAAAATATCTTTGATTTCAATTTTACCAGCTTTAACGCAAGCGGTTAGATGGCTGTATATTGTTGCAGGTTTTATTTTTCTTTTTTCTGCAACTTTGTCTATGTCTTGTAAGTCTTCAAATAATTCTAAAGTTTCAAGTGCAGAAGGTGGAATTTCAG encodes the following:
- a CDS encoding discoidin domain-containing protein — protein: MKKISISILMLFCFLSTAIASDGPGMPTLNTNPSLDVIVTRTTPLLSFKNAEGGALPKIYEVELDLSDSFNSLNLRKFNLPESNGLVSALQIKQNSPLVNKKHWMWRVRAVDANGHKGPWAVSKFYIDSESDDHYSGFQRVYPKSVKTSSGSNPEFLIDYSDAGLNSQWRASPPGPNSEWIELDLGESKEISKIWLLAEFENTDGWLTDFHWLASNDGLNWNKIHNANVKNSNTYRSILDFAPHKARFWRLKITKFKGYAPALNEIMLFTQAQPEIPNIPTQPYVLVIGNQRNGFTFTRLTERISELEPKLAVVQIPFWKANMAMYNALPNKPVAIILSGNNANYNELPMFEYNGEYELVREAPIPILGICAGCQMNAFAYGYTRVHSMGWSDISAMRPQQNRTKINIEIKDPIFKKIPTPFIAPEIHGWAIYSLSDNYEVIAKSDYIQAIRRKDNMRYGVQFHPEIKVSYNQAVPVLKNFLKMALERAKN